Proteins co-encoded in one Cytobacillus sp. NJ13 genomic window:
- a CDS encoding ABC transporter permease, protein MRIMALVIRILRQIVRDKRTMALLIFAPILVLTMLHLVFNGDEYTPEIGLVDIPEKLETQLNLEDAKLKHYETEKLAEIDLSDKKLDAYLVFNQMPPTVVLEGSDPSVNGAVMKWVQDALKPIQQNGGNQEIQIDYLFGSDDMGQFDYFGPVLLGFFVFFFVFLIAGVSFLRERTTGTLERLLTSPLRRWEIVAGYIMGFGIFTMIQAAIIAWYAIYVLGMLMEGSFGFVLLITLLLSLTALTLGILLSSFANNELQMIQFIPLIVVPQIFFSGLFNLETISEWLSWIGPFTPLYYAAEALRNVMVRGFGWEMIYKDLLMLLAFSLLFMILNIAALRRYRKI, encoded by the coding sequence ATGAGGATTATGGCCCTTGTTATACGGATACTCCGCCAGATTGTAAGAGATAAACGGACGATGGCTCTATTGATCTTCGCCCCTATCCTGGTCCTGACTATGCTTCACCTTGTGTTTAACGGAGATGAATATACGCCTGAAATTGGCCTTGTTGATATCCCTGAAAAATTGGAAACTCAGCTTAACCTGGAAGATGCCAAACTCAAACACTATGAAACGGAGAAGCTGGCGGAAATTGACTTATCAGACAAGAAGCTGGATGCGTATCTGGTGTTTAATCAGATGCCGCCAACAGTGGTTTTGGAAGGAAGCGATCCAAGTGTAAACGGAGCTGTGATGAAATGGGTTCAGGATGCACTGAAGCCTATACAGCAAAATGGCGGGAATCAGGAGATACAGATCGATTATTTATTCGGATCGGACGACATGGGGCAGTTTGATTATTTCGGCCCGGTGCTGCTGGGATTCTTTGTCTTTTTCTTTGTATTCCTGATTGCCGGTGTTTCCTTTTTGAGAGAAAGAACAACCGGTACACTTGAGCGGCTCTTGACCAGTCCGCTTCGGAGATGGGAAATCGTTGCGGGATATATCATGGGATTTGGGATTTTCACCATGATCCAGGCTGCCATCATCGCCTGGTATGCAATCTATGTGCTTGGCATGCTGATGGAAGGATCTTTCGGCTTTGTTCTTCTCATCACACTGCTTCTTTCGCTGACAGCATTGACTCTGGGAATCCTGCTGTCTTCGTTTGCCAATAATGAGCTGCAGATGATTCAATTTATACCGCTTATTGTGGTTCCCCAGATCTTTTTCTCGGGGTTATTCAATCTGGAGACCATATCAGAGTGGCTAAGCTGGATCGGCCCTTTTACGCCTTTGTATTACGCGGCTGAAGCATTAAGAAATGTAATGGTGAGAGGCTTTGGATGGGAAATGATTTATAAAGATCTGCTTATGCTGCTCGCTTTCTCCCTGCTCTTTATGATTCTGAATATCGCTGCTCTAAGACGGTACCGGAAAATTTAA
- a CDS encoding alpha-amylase family glycosyl hydrolase, translated as MDKVKKAGIWIMLLSLILSLFTGTHPLLSSASTVESPVVDGSQVTFSYQGEAQQVRVAGSFTDWQDSALAMTKGENNIWSKTIHLSPGVYEYKYILDDSNWITDPANSRTANGNSLLAISGLTTEMPAEAVKGTVMSLSAKLVHSNGTIEDVQASWKLKTEADGIELKNNQLEISDSAEAGSVAVIGEYNGYTLEHSIRIIGQMNSYTINYWRGDGEQFNWDLWAWEEGKNGQAYPFTNRTEEFAQAKISVPSSKIHVIPRPGNWDTQDAARTITMPEGQNEAEVWLAEGDQTVYYSKEEFDDRNTEDNRRFIEVTYVRDNHDYEGWNIWTWQTGIKDGQADFSEVNDKGAVALIEIGQQTEQMGFVLRKGTGWDHKDPYGSDRYIKTGNDKYIKVVVKSGQGEFYQVPSIKGPVLNNGSLTLYYRDPELFKQGEMDSIEKVQAKLDGRIYDMQYSPKEERFFITIEELEEGTYEYSFLVTRDGETSELTDPFNEKSSITYKNPTAEIKAEVSPNKVSYNENAVLSIETILSDPEVSIKEAFADLSAIGGSSKVSIDPALNAHTISIDQFVTAGIKKLPITVIDEYGNFHAGEASVEVKTRTFSGKKDDFDWDEARIYFMLTDRFNNGDSANDDPNHSKYDTSHLETYHGGDFRGVIEKLDYLEDLGINTIWITPIVDNINWDLRHDKDGSQYGYHGYWAKDFTKLDEHLGDIQTFQELLEKAHDRGIKVMVDVVLNHTGYGLKENDPSIGLGIPNFPADADRDRFAGMLRDGGTDTIRGELAGLPDFKTEEEEVRRQIIEWQTDWLEKARTDRGDTIDYFRVDTVKHVEHTTWKAFKNALTEIKPDFKMIGEYYGGHAEEHGDFLNSGEMDSILDFDFKHTAAGFINGSIDAAEAKLQERNDKLTNTATLGQFLSSHDEDGFLITSAGNDWGKMKIASSLQITAKGQPVIYYGEEIGLSGKHAGDMDKGEFNENRYDFDWSLIGNDMHKHYRKLLNIRKDYSEVFSKGTREKLAGSDADGYLFFNRSYKGTNVVVGINTMTDKKKVTVKVPFAAGSKVIDQYTGKKYSVDKTQQIKVKLPGRNVGGTVILVMDEKKNK; from the coding sequence ATGGACAAAGTAAAAAAAGCCGGTATCTGGATAATGCTCCTAAGCTTGATTCTCAGTTTATTCACGGGAACTCACCCGCTATTATCCTCTGCAAGCACAGTTGAAAGCCCTGTCGTGGACGGGAGTCAAGTTACTTTTTCCTATCAGGGGGAAGCTCAGCAGGTTCGCGTTGCCGGCAGTTTTACCGATTGGCAAGATAGTGCTTTAGCAATGACGAAAGGCGAAAACAATATTTGGTCAAAGACTATTCATTTATCACCTGGAGTCTATGAATATAAATATATACTGGATGACAGCAATTGGATTACCGATCCGGCAAACAGCAGGACTGCTAATGGAAACAGCTTACTTGCTATTAGCGGATTAACGACTGAAATGCCTGCAGAAGCTGTAAAAGGCACCGTGATGTCTCTTTCTGCCAAACTAGTACATAGCAATGGCACCATTGAAGATGTGCAGGCGTCCTGGAAATTAAAAACAGAGGCAGATGGCATTGAGCTGAAAAATAATCAGCTGGAAATCTCTGATTCTGCTGAAGCAGGAAGCGTTGCCGTCATTGGCGAATACAATGGATATACTTTAGAGCATAGCATCAGGATCATCGGGCAGATGAATAGCTATACAATAAACTACTGGCGCGGAGACGGAGAGCAATTTAATTGGGATCTATGGGCATGGGAGGAGGGAAAAAACGGCCAGGCTTATCCATTTACAAACCGGACAGAAGAGTTTGCCCAAGCTAAGATTTCTGTTCCTTCAAGTAAAATCCATGTCATTCCCCGGCCTGGAAACTGGGATACTCAGGATGCTGCCAGAACCATTACCATGCCTGAAGGCCAAAATGAGGCAGAAGTTTGGCTCGCTGAGGGCGATCAAACCGTTTATTACTCAAAAGAGGAATTTGACGATCGGAACACAGAAGATAACCGTCGTTTTATCGAGGTTACGTATGTAAGAGACAATCACGATTATGAAGGCTGGAACATTTGGACCTGGCAGACTGGCATAAAGGATGGGCAAGCAGATTTTTCCGAAGTCAATGACAAGGGGGCTGTTGCTTTGATTGAAATTGGCCAGCAAACTGAGCAAATGGGCTTTGTGCTTCGCAAAGGAACAGGATGGGATCATAAGGATCCATACGGTTCCGACCGCTATATTAAAACTGGGAATGACAAATACATCAAGGTTGTTGTAAAAAGCGGCCAGGGTGAATTCTATCAGGTCCCTTCCATTAAGGGACCTGTCCTAAACAATGGCAGTCTTACTCTTTATTATAGAGATCCGGAGCTGTTCAAACAGGGAGAAATGGATTCGATTGAAAAGGTGCAGGCAAAATTGGATGGACGGATTTATGATATGCAGTACTCCCCTAAGGAAGAACGTTTCTTTATAACGATTGAAGAATTGGAAGAAGGCACATACGAGTACTCTTTCCTTGTTACTAGAGATGGAGAAACCTCTGAATTGACAGACCCTTTTAATGAGAAGTCATCCATCACCTACAAAAACCCGACTGCGGAAATCAAAGCTGAGGTAAGTCCAAATAAAGTTTCCTACAATGAAAATGCTGTTTTATCCATTGAAACGATTCTTTCAGATCCTGAAGTATCTATTAAAGAAGCTTTCGCTGACCTATCTGCTATCGGCGGAAGCAGCAAAGTCAGTATTGACCCGGCTTTAAATGCACACACCATATCCATTGATCAATTTGTAACGGCGGGCATTAAGAAGCTGCCGATCACAGTGATTGATGAATATGGGAATTTTCATGCGGGAGAAGCTTCCGTTGAAGTCAAAACCCGTACCTTCAGCGGTAAAAAGGATGATTTTGACTGGGATGAGGCACGCATTTACTTTATGCTGACAGACCGCTTCAACAATGGAGATTCTGCTAATGATGATCCAAACCATTCAAAATATGATACGTCCCATCTTGAAACCTACCATGGAGGGGATTTCCGGGGAGTGATCGAAAAACTGGATTATCTCGAGGACCTGGGCATCAACACGATCTGGATTACTCCAATCGTCGACAACATCAATTGGGATCTGCGCCATGATAAAGATGGAAGCCAATATGGCTATCATGGCTACTGGGCAAAAGATTTTACAAAATTGGATGAACATCTTGGGGATATCCAAACATTCCAGGAACTTTTGGAAAAAGCACATGACCGCGGCATAAAAGTGATGGTGGACGTGGTACTGAACCATACCGGATACGGGTTGAAGGAAAACGATCCATCCATTGGGCTTGGAATTCCCAACTTCCCTGCTGATGCTGACCGCGATCGCTTTGCCGGCATGCTCCGCGATGGAGGAACCGATACTATCCGCGGCGAGCTGGCCGGATTGCCTGACTTTAAGACTGAGGAAGAAGAGGTCCGCAGACAAATCATTGAATGGCAGACTGACTGGCTTGAAAAAGCAAGGACAGACCGCGGAGATACGATTGACTACTTCAGGGTGGATACCGTTAAGCACGTGGAACACACAACTTGGAAAGCCTTTAAAAATGCACTGACTGAAATCAAGCCTGACTTTAAAATGATCGGGGAATATTACGGCGGCCACGCAGAAGAGCATGGGGACTTCTTGAACAGCGGGGAAATGGATTCCATTCTCGATTTTGACTTTAAGCATACCGCTGCTGGTTTCATTAACGGCAGTATTGATGCAGCTGAAGCAAAATTACAGGAGCGAAATGATAAGCTCACAAATACGGCAACTCTTGGGCAATTTTTAAGCAGCCATGATGAAGACGGCTTCCTGATCACAAGTGCGGGCAATGATTGGGGCAAAATGAAAATCGCCTCTTCCCTCCAAATAACGGCAAAGGGACAGCCAGTTATCTATTATGGGGAAGAAATCGGCCTTTCCGGCAAGCATGCAGGAGATATGGATAAAGGAGAATTTAACGAAAACCGCTATGACTTTGACTGGTCCCTAATCGGAAATGACATGCACAAGCACTACCGGAAGCTGCTTAACATCCGGAAAGATTACTCAGAAGTATTTTCAAAAGGAACACGCGAAAAGCTGGCAGGCAGTGACGCTGATGGATATCTGTTCTTTAACCGCTCCTATAAGGGCACAAATGTTGTTGTCGGCATAAACACTATGACGGATAAAAAGAAAGTAACCGTAAAAGTCCCATTTGCAGCCGGCAGCAAGGTCATTGACCAATACACCGGAAAGAAATATTCAGTGGACAAAACTCAGCAGATTAAAGTCAAGCTGCCTGGCAGAAATGTCGGCGGTACGGTCATTCTGGTAATGGATGAAAAGAAAAATAAATAA
- a CDS encoding ABC transporter ATP-binding protein encodes MKNPIVSIQTVSKIYGNHQVLKDISLEIYEGEIFGLLGPSGAGKTTLVKQLAGLEVPTQGSNFIFSEKMPQLDIIKRIGYMAQSDALYTDLTAKENLDFFAALYGLKGKEKKQRMNEVMEIVSLTDHLGKLVSDYSGGMKRRLSLAISLLHSPGLLILDEPTVGIDPVLRKNIWESFKSLKENGTTILVTTHVMDEAGKCDRLGMIRDGQLIAAGTPKELMSQTSSANIEDAFLAYGGA; translated from the coding sequence ATGAAAAATCCGATTGTTTCCATTCAAACTGTATCCAAAATCTACGGAAATCACCAGGTTCTTAAAGACATTAGCCTTGAGATTTACGAGGGCGAAATCTTTGGCCTGCTCGGCCCATCTGGAGCCGGCAAGACCACGCTTGTTAAACAGCTGGCAGGACTGGAGGTGCCAACACAGGGGAGCAACTTTATTTTCAGCGAAAAAATGCCCCAGCTGGACATAATCAAACGAATTGGCTATATGGCACAATCCGACGCCCTATACACCGACTTAACAGCAAAGGAAAATCTTGATTTTTTTGCAGCACTGTATGGATTAAAAGGAAAAGAAAAAAAGCAGCGGATGAATGAGGTAATGGAAATTGTTTCGTTAACTGACCATCTCGGCAAGCTGGTTTCCGATTATTCTGGGGGTATGAAAAGAAGACTTTCCCTTGCCATTTCTCTTCTGCATAGTCCTGGTCTTCTCATCCTGGATGAACCTACTGTAGGAATCGATCCTGTCCTCAGAAAAAACATCTGGGAATCTTTTAAAAGCCTGAAGGAGAATGGCACGACCATCCTGGTGACGACTCATGTCATGGATGAAGCGGGAAAGTGCGACAGGCTGGGCATGATTAGAGACGGACAGCTCATTGCAGCTGGAACACCGAAAGAATTAATGTCGCAAACCAGCTCTGCCAATATTGAAGATGCCTTCCTGGCATATGGAGGTGCTTAA
- a CDS encoding response regulator transcription factor produces the protein MEIALSNLPLKGKTILVVDDEKQIRRLLKMTLTREGFEVLEASDGNEAKEQYLKHDPCFIILDDMLPGISGKEICHWLRSELDSNVPIIMLTANKSEQDRINGLKLGADDYMGKPFSLEELTVRIDAVLRRTANRCSKISYKGLTLKPIKGLAKYHDRVLDLTLFEYNLLYVFMTHPDQALSREQIINTIYIKGEKAINERTVDVHIKHLRDKIAEHSEYPFIQTVRGIGYKFATS, from the coding sequence ATGGAGATAGCATTGAGTAACCTTCCATTAAAAGGGAAAACAATCCTGGTTGTTGATGACGAAAAACAAATTAGAAGGCTGCTTAAGATGACATTAACACGGGAAGGATTTGAGGTCCTGGAAGCTTCGGACGGCAATGAAGCAAAAGAGCAATACTTAAAACATGATCCCTGCTTTATTATTCTTGATGACATGCTGCCCGGCATAAGCGGTAAAGAAATTTGCCATTGGCTCCGCAGCGAGCTGGATAGTAATGTGCCCATCATCATGCTTACAGCCAACAAGTCGGAGCAGGATCGGATTAACGGGCTGAAGCTGGGTGCGGATGACTATATGGGCAAGCCCTTCAGCCTGGAGGAACTGACAGTAAGAATTGATGCCGTGTTAAGAAGAACAGCCAACAGATGCAGCAAAATCAGCTATAAAGGCCTTACATTAAAACCTATAAAGGGACTGGCAAAATACCATGATAGAGTTCTTGATTTAACTCTGTTTGAATATAACCTTCTTTATGTATTCATGACTCATCCAGATCAGGCTCTTTCAAGAGAACAAATCATTAATACCATCTATATAAAAGGTGAAAAGGCCATTAATGAAAGAACAGTGGACGTCCATATTAAACATCTCCGAGATAAGATCGCTGAGCATTCGGAATACCCCTTCATTCAAACAGTCAGAGGCATTGGGTATAAATTTGCCACCTCCTGA
- the pdxK gene encoding pyridoxine/pyridoxal/pyridoxamine kinase: MTMKKVMTIAGSDTSGGAGIQADLKTFQELGVYGMTALTTIVTMDPKNNWSHNVFPISTDILETQIETIISTGIDAMKTGMLGSEEVIKIAAKTIKENSLDHVVIDPVMVCKGEDEPIHPELNEALRDLLVPLATVVTPNLFEAWQLAKTGPIKTVEDMKEAAVKIHELGAKYVLIKGGSKLQHEKAVDLLYDGKEFTLYESERVETTYTHGAGCTYSSAITAEIAKGKPVKEAVQTAKDFITAAINHGFKLNEYVGPTMPGAYRKYGEGRVESE; encoded by the coding sequence ATGACGATGAAAAAAGTAATGACCATTGCCGGTTCAGATACGAGCGGCGGCGCAGGCATCCAGGCAGACCTTAAAACATTCCAGGAGCTTGGCGTTTACGGCATGACTGCTCTGACTACAATCGTGACGATGGATCCTAAAAATAACTGGAGCCACAATGTATTCCCGATTTCTACAGACATTCTGGAAACACAGATCGAAACGATTATTTCTACAGGAATCGACGCGATGAAAACAGGCATGCTAGGTTCTGAAGAAGTGATTAAAATTGCCGCAAAGACCATTAAAGAAAACAGCCTGGATCATGTTGTGATCGACCCGGTTATGGTCTGCAAAGGTGAAGATGAACCAATCCACCCTGAATTGAACGAAGCATTAAGAGATTTGCTTGTACCGCTTGCAACAGTGGTAACACCTAACTTATTTGAAGCATGGCAGCTGGCTAAAACCGGTCCTATAAAAACAGTTGAAGACATGAAGGAAGCGGCTGTTAAAATTCATGAGCTTGGCGCGAAGTACGTATTAATCAAGGGCGGCAGCAAGCTGCAGCATGAAAAAGCAGTCGACCTTCTGTATGATGGAAAAGAGTTCACTCTTTATGAAAGCGAACGAGTTGAAACGACTTACACCCATGGCGCAGGATGCACTTATTCTTCTGCGATCACAGCGGAAATTGCAAAGGGCAAGCCTGTTAAAGAAGCAGTTCAGACAGCGAAGGACTTCATCACTGCAGCCATCAATCATGGCTTCAAGCTAAATGAATATGTTGGCCCTACGATGCCTGGTGCATACCGCAAATACGGCGAAGGCCGTGTTGAATCAGAATAA
- a CDS encoding TetR/AcrR family transcriptional regulator, which translates to MPEQDSILEELFQEEEGLTEKQKKIIMAAIESFSEKGYAATSTSEIAKKAGVAEGTIFRHYKTKKDLLMGIVSPMMAKLIAPFVIKDLYKVIDHKYERFEDFLRAMMENRIAFLKNNMPLIRILIQEIPFHPELKEQFKEHIAIKVFERFVNLAEFYQKKGQIIGIPAYSVVRMTFTSIFGFLIARYLILPEADWDDEKEIDLTIQFIMHGLSAKD; encoded by the coding sequence ATGCCAGAGCAGGATTCCATTTTAGAAGAGTTATTTCAGGAAGAAGAAGGTCTTACGGAGAAACAGAAGAAAATTATCATGGCTGCGATTGAATCGTTTTCCGAGAAAGGCTATGCAGCCACCTCGACAAGCGAAATTGCCAAGAAGGCAGGAGTAGCAGAAGGAACCATCTTTAGGCATTATAAAACGAAAAAGGATTTGCTGATGGGGATTGTTTCCCCAATGATGGCAAAGCTGATTGCTCCCTTTGTCATCAAGGATCTGTACAAAGTAATTGATCATAAATACGAACGCTTTGAAGATTTTTTAAGAGCCATGATGGAAAACCGTATAGCGTTTCTGAAAAACAATATGCCTCTTATTAGGATCCTGATTCAGGAAATTCCGTTTCACCCTGAACTCAAGGAACAGTTTAAAGAGCATATTGCGATTAAAGTATTCGAACGCTTTGTTAATTTGGCTGAATTTTATCAGAAAAAAGGCCAGATTATTGGTATCCCAGCCTATAGTGTAGTCAGAATGACCTTTACATCGATATTTGGCTTTTTAATCGCGAGATATTTAATATTGCCTGAAGCCGACTGGGATGATGAAAAGGAAATCGATCTGACCATTCAATTCATCATGCATGGACTTTCAGCTAAAGACTAA
- a CDS encoding Crp/Fnr family transcriptional regulator, with protein MEYEKQDHRPLIDEFLGKIEIFKELPSESIQLIDKRIIKKAYLKGERIMSEYEVAKGVYFVHSGIVKLTKQDEDGNELIVCIKKKGEIFAEANLFNQTGQTYPATGTMVQDGEIYFLNTDDLEQELLYSPEMAVQIIRYMSESLRDMTSILRDIALLDVYTKTVRTLERLAEKFGANHCNRMHLELPITVQEFSTLVGTSRESVSRVFSRLKKEGIIEITGRKIVIVDWCKFCSLYHQRL; from the coding sequence ATGGAATATGAAAAGCAGGATCATAGGCCGTTAATCGATGAATTTTTAGGCAAGATTGAAATTTTTAAAGAACTCCCCAGTGAATCCATACAGCTGATCGATAAACGAATTATTAAGAAAGCTTATTTAAAAGGCGAAAGAATTATGTCTGAATATGAAGTCGCCAAAGGAGTTTACTTTGTTCATTCCGGCATTGTGAAGCTGACGAAACAGGATGAAGATGGCAACGAACTGATTGTATGCATTAAGAAAAAAGGCGAGATTTTTGCAGAAGCCAACCTTTTTAACCAGACGGGCCAAACCTATCCTGCGACGGGTACAATGGTGCAGGATGGTGAAATCTACTTTCTGAACACGGATGATCTGGAACAGGAGCTCTTGTATTCACCGGAAATGGCTGTTCAGATTATCCGCTATATGAGTGAATCGCTGCGTGATATGACCTCCATTCTGAGGGACATCGCCCTGCTTGATGTTTACACGAAAACAGTCCGGACACTGGAAAGGCTCGCGGAAAAATTCGGCGCCAACCACTGCAACCGGATGCATCTTGAGCTTCCTATAACCGTCCAGGAATTCTCCACCCTTGTCGGAACATCCCGGGAAAGTGTCAGCCGGGTTTTTTCCAGACTGAAAAAAGAAGGAATCATCGAAATTACAGGCAGAAAAATCGTCATTGTGGACTGGTGCAAATTTTGCTCCCTTTACCATCAGAGGCTGTAA
- the bshB2 gene encoding bacillithiol biosynthesis deacetylase BshB2: protein MEKERHVLVIFPHPDDEAFGVSGTISLHIDNGTPVTYACLTLGEMGRNMGNPPFATRETLPKIRKEELEEAARVLGIQDLRMLGYRDKTVEFEDEDKLANRLGVIIGETNPSLIITFYPGYAVHPDHDATGAAVIRAVKELPADKRPKVHCVAFSNNCEEEIGQADVVNDVSAVADRKVAAIKAHASQTQLMAANMEESIKKQEPEVLARMYKERFWTYKF, encoded by the coding sequence ATGGAAAAGGAAAGACATGTACTTGTCATCTTCCCTCATCCGGACGATGAAGCATTTGGCGTTTCAGGAACGATTTCCTTACATATCGATAACGGCACACCTGTCACCTACGCATGCCTGACCCTTGGAGAAATGGGGCGCAATATGGGAAATCCCCCTTTTGCCACCAGGGAAACTCTGCCGAAAATCCGCAAAGAAGAGCTGGAGGAAGCAGCCAGGGTTCTGGGCATCCAGGACTTAAGAATGCTGGGGTATCGGGATAAAACCGTTGAATTTGAAGATGAAGATAAGCTCGCGAACAGACTCGGAGTCATCATCGGTGAGACAAACCCTTCCCTCATCATCACGTTCTATCCGGGATACGCTGTGCACCCGGACCATGACGCAACAGGCGCCGCTGTGATCCGTGCGGTAAAAGAGCTGCCTGCTGACAAGCGTCCGAAGGTTCACTGTGTCGCATTCTCCAATAACTGTGAGGAAGAAATCGGCCAGGCCGATGTTGTCAATGACGTCAGTGCGGTTGCAGACCGGAAAGTTGCAGCGATCAAGGCACATGCCTCACAGACACAGCTGATGGCAGCGAATATGGAAGAAAGCATCAAAAAGCAAGAGCCTGAAGTATTGGCCAGAATGTATAAAGAGCGTTTTTGGACCTATAAATTCTAA
- a CDS encoding c-type cytochrome, with protein MNNKVFNYSVLAIVSSLLLGIGFTYLVISEKTSNENIATSSGTEVPDEASTHPYAPPSMDEVPEGDEGELIKLGYKYATETATALDGYSGNVLSCASCHAGGGYEAPLDLVGISKTYPQYNPRAGKEVSLEERINGCFKRSMNGKPLPPDSQEMKAMVAFYDYISQNVPDGTTERPWAELERSQADIENVDIEAGRELYNKACISCHGENGDSGSLALWGDNSYNIGAGMARLRTAAGFIQAYMPKMEAGGYSQGSLTDEEAMNLAAYINSHDRPDFPDKIYDWPKGDAPDDAAYETLAGKKDKE; from the coding sequence GTGAACAATAAAGTTTTCAACTATTCGGTTTTAGCCATTGTTTCTTCCCTATTACTTGGTATCGGCTTCACTTATCTTGTCATTTCTGAAAAGACAAGCAATGAAAACATTGCAACATCCAGCGGGACGGAGGTCCCGGATGAAGCAAGTACACACCCTTATGCGCCGCCAAGCATGGACGAGGTTCCAGAAGGTGATGAAGGAGAACTAATTAAACTTGGCTATAAATATGCTACGGAAACTGCTACTGCCCTTGATGGATACTCAGGGAATGTCCTAAGCTGTGCAAGCTGCCATGCTGGAGGAGGCTATGAAGCCCCTCTGGATCTTGTGGGGATATCAAAAACATATCCGCAATACAACCCAAGAGCAGGCAAAGAAGTTTCACTGGAGGAACGGATCAACGGCTGCTTTAAAAGAAGCATGAACGGCAAGCCTCTTCCGCCGGATTCCCAGGAAATGAAGGCAATGGTTGCTTTTTATGATTATATTTCACAAAATGTCCCGGATGGAACGACGGAAAGACCTTGGGCAGAACTTGAAAGATCCCAGGCGGATATTGAGAATGTGGACATTGAGGCAGGCAGAGAGCTTTACAATAAAGCCTGCATCAGCTGCCACGGGGAGAATGGAGATTCTGGCAGCTTGGCTCTTTGGGGAGATAACTCATACAATATAGGTGCCGGTATGGCAAGACTAAGAACCGCTGCAGGATTTATTCAGGCGTATATGCCTAAAATGGAAGCTGGAGGATATTCCCAGGGATCTCTGACAGATGAAGAGGCTATGAATCTTGCTGCCTATATCAATTCCCATGACCGCCCGGATTTCCCAGATAAAATCTATGATTGGCCTAAGGGGGATGCCCCTGACGATGCTGCATACGAGACACTCGCCGGCAAAAAGGACAAAGAATAA
- a CDS encoding YojF family protein: MEPAVKEHVQKEIDRLANKEVFIHLETTNGAYASHFDESFFSSGAYIRNAKLVYEHGKITGKGPYRVGLKMNFGWVYAEGITHFEVDEEDRLLLAGHDFSGKLAVALQISETPFE, from the coding sequence GTGGAACCAGCAGTGAAAGAACACGTGCAAAAAGAAATTGACCGCCTTGCCAATAAAGAGGTCTTTATTCATCTGGAAACAACGAATGGGGCGTATGCTTCCCATTTTGATGAAAGCTTCTTTTCTTCAGGCGCCTATATCCGCAATGCCAAATTGGTTTATGAACATGGAAAAATCACAGGAAAAGGCCCTTACCGGGTTGGATTGAAAATGAATTTTGGCTGGGTGTATGCTGAAGGAATTACCCACTTTGAAGTCGATGAAGAAGACAGGCTCCTTTTAGCCGGCCACGATTTCAGCGGCAAGCTTGCAGTCGCCCTGCAAATTAGTGAAACTCCTTTTGAATAA
- a CDS encoding SRPBCC family protein has protein sequence MADFRSSEIINKPVHEVFDYMIKMENVPELMPFVVKVEKQTEGEIGKGTKFIETRMVRGKKISADIEIIDFEQDRTYTTRSNANGLITEYKYDFHEIEEGTQVEMEANVKTSGLVAKLTKRFIVNIVKREDGSQLQYLKEMMEK, from the coding sequence ATGGCTGATTTTCGTTCCAGTGAGATTATCAATAAACCTGTACATGAAGTATTTGATTATATGATTAAGATGGAAAATGTCCCTGAACTCATGCCGTTTGTAGTGAAAGTGGAAAAACAGACCGAGGGCGAAATCGGAAAAGGAACAAAGTTCATCGAAACCCGTATGGTCAGAGGGAAAAAGATCAGTGCAGACATTGAAATCATTGATTTTGAACAAGACAGAACCTATACCACCCGCAGCAATGCCAATGGACTGATAACAGAATATAAATATGATTTTCATGAAATAGAAGAAGGAACGCAGGTGGAGATGGAAGCAAACGTCAAAACCAGCGGCCTTGTCGCCAAATTAACGAAGCGTTTCATCGTGAATATTGTGAAGCGGGAAGACGGAAGCCAGCTTCAGTACTTGAAGGAAATGATGGAGAAATAA